The Bacillus sp. B-jedd sequence AAAAGACACGATTCCTGGATAGATTTACGATGAAAACAAAACTTTGGGCAAGTTTTATGACAATACTGTTGCTTCTATTGCTCGTGAGTATAATGTCTTATATGAATATTAATGCTTTATCGGAATCGGTCAACAAAATTGTCAATGAGGAATCACAAAAGGTTAAAACGGTGGATGAACTGACGAATAATATGTCTCAGTTAGGCCTGAAGATTGCCAAACATGGTACAGAATCAGAGACTGTATATGAAAAGCAGATTGAAGAGGAAATCAGCAAAACCATCAAGGGAATTGAAAGGGAAATAGAAACACTCCGCACTCTTTTCGGAAACAGTAATAATAGTTTGCTCCTAAATCAATTTGAAGAGAAATTCATCGAATATAAAAACTTAATTCCGTCGGTAATAGAAAAGTCTAAAGCGGACGATCCAGGTTTCGCTTATGAATTCAATGAGATGGGGAAAATTGCGGGAGCAGCGAATGCAAGCCTCGTTGAAATGAAAGGGAATACAGAAAGTACATTGGCCGATATGACCGAGAAGGCTGAAAAACAAGACAAAGATGGCAAACGGCTTATTATTGCAGTCGCCCTGGTCTCCACACTTTTAAGTATTATCATTGTCTTTAGCATAACAAGGGCGATTGCCCGTTCGGTCTCCGGGGTGATTGAAAACGCAGACCACACAACCCGATCAGTCGATGTAATTAAAAATTCAATAAATAAGACGGCCGCGAGTGCCGAAAGCCTGGATACCTCAATGGACAAAACAAATCAATCTGTCAGCGAGCTGGTTGCGTCGATTCAGCAAGTCGCCGGAAATGCCAATGTTACGGCTTCCGGGGTTGATGAAATTTCCGCGGCGATTGAAGAAATCAGCGCGTCGATAAGCCAGGTATCTGGCGGTGCCGGACAGCTGGCCGCGTCAGCCGAAGAAACTTCTTCTGCCATCCAGGAAATGATGGCGACCATCGAACAGGTTGCGGGGAATGTCGGCAATGCCGGTTCAAATGTCGAGGAAATCTCGGCAGCTATCGAAGAAATGAGCAAATCGGTAAAAGGTGTCAGCGTCAATGCCGGAGGGCTAACCGAGACAGCCGAACAGGCAGCTCATACGATAGAGGAATTGCTTGCTTCGATTCAGCTGGTGGCGGACAGTGCACAGAAGGTCAATACATTGAGCATGACTGTCCAGAATGACGCACTTGAAGGAACTCATTCCCTTGATGAAACACTAGCGGGCATGAAGGATATTTCAATCGTGATTGACCAGGCAAGCGAGGTAATGGAAAAACTGGGTAATAGTTCCCGGGAAATCGGCACGATTATTGAGGTGATCGATGATATTGCTGAGCAGACCAACCTTCTGGCATTGAATGCGGCAATCGAAGCCGCCCGCGCCGGGGAACATGGAAAAGGGTTTGCCGTTGTCGCGGAAGAGGTCAGGAAACTTGCAGAACGATCAGCGAAAGCGACAAAGGAAATCGCTGTCCTCATTAAAGGGATACAGGATGAGACAAAGGTTGCGATCAACTCCATCAAAGACGGAGAAGAAAAGGTAAAGACAGGAAACAAGCTTGCCGAAAAAACTAACCAAGCTATCCATAAGATAACTGATGGCATAGGACAAGTTACCGAGGAAATGCACCAAATTGCCAAGGCAACCGAAGAACAAACCCAGAATAGCAAGTTTATTACAAGTGCAGTTGAAAATGTAACTGCCCAAGCCTCGGAGATGATGCATTCTACGAAGGAACAATCCATTTCTGCTGAAGAAATTGTAAAAGGGATCACCGATACTAGGGACCAGGTCATGCAAATTTCAATTGCGACCGCCGAACTTGCACGTGGAAGCCAGGCAATTGTTGAAGCAATTGAAAATGTGACAAGTCAATCAGCTTCGACGACCGCGGCCACAAGGGAACAGGCGCTTACCTCCAATGAAATAGTTAGCAATATCAATAATATTAAAGAGATGGTTAAGCAAATCACATTCGCGACAAATGAACAGGCAAAATACGGACAAGAGATCGAAATGGAAATTGGCAATGTCCGGAAGCAGACAGAGGAATTGAATGCGGGCATCCAAATCCAAACGAATGAAGTGGAAGAGGTTGTAAAAGCAATTACTGATGTGAATATCCAGATTGAAAAGATTAAGTAATTGTCATTCCTTCCTAATAACATGAAGGGGAAGTGCCAATGAAAGTACAAGAATCGGTAAGAGCCAGTTTTGGCGAGCAGCGTCTTAATCCAGCGGGGCGGAGTTCTGTTCCGTCCCCTGCTTTCCAGAACATTATCAATTCCTACTCCAAGGAGCTGACTGAAACCCATCTCCAACAGCTCCTCGAGGAGATTGACAGCCAGGGGCAGAAGCTTAGCGAACAGCCGACCTTTCAGGAACTCCGTAAATATAAATCACTTGTCAAAAGATTCATGGATGATGTGACCAAAAATGGAGTAGGGCTTTACCATGCAGAAACGTGGGATCCTTTCGGCGGCAACAAATCACTGAAAACCGTTCAAATCCTTGATAAGAAACTCGTTGAACTGACTGACCAAATCCTCAGCCAGCAAAATGACCAGCTTTCGATACTGTCCAAAATCGGGGAAATAAAAGGGTTGCTCGTTAATTTATACACATAATTGATGTAATCAATGGGATAGCATGAAGCTTCTATCTATCCTAATCCCTTAAAGAAAGGAGATTTTCTAATGATAAGAGGGCTGTATTCCGCCGCTTCAGGAATGATCGCGATGGAGCGGAGGCAGGAAGCCTTGGCGGACAATCTGGCAAATGCCCAGACGCCTGGCTACAAAAAAGATGACACCGTTCTTCGGTCTTTTCCTAATTTCGTTATTCAGCGAATCAAGGATTATAACGAAGCTGCTGCTATACCAAACGGAAGCTTAGGCCAAATTCCTGGGTTCCCTGTCCAGGTTGGAGTGCTATCAAATGGTGTATACACCCAGGACCGGGTGCCGAGTTTCCAGCAAGGAGCAGTGGTCGAAACCAATCAGCCGCTTGATATTGCTTTAGATGACCAGGCAATTCCAACAAGAAATGAAGGCGGGAGGCAAGTGAAACCAGCTGCGTTTTTTGCCGTCCAAATACCTGGTGAAGGAATCGGCTACACCCGGAAAGGGAAATGGGATGTCGATTCACAAGGCAGTCTAGTCACATCGGATGGATATAAAGTTCTAGGCCGAAATGGGCAGCCAATCCAGATTGGAACCAGTATCGCCAGGCAGGATATAAACATAACAAAGGACGGGGAAATCATCCTTTATCCTGGCCAGCCGGGCCGGACAAGACCCGGAGGGCAAATTGGGATTGCTGTAGCCGATAATCCAAATAATCTAACTAGGTTTGGTGCGAATGTTTACAGGTCAGAGGCACCCCTTCAGCTGAATGGGAATCCTGGAGTATCCTTGAGCCAAGGCTTCTTGGAACAATCGAATGTTGACACCGCCCAGACGATGACAGACATGATGATGATGGTCCGGGGCTATGAAGCCAATCAAAAAGTAATTGGCGTCTATGACCGCTCCTTCGACCAACTGTATTCTGTAGGAAAGCTCAATGGCTGATCATTTATTTAAGGACAGGAGCAAAGAAAAATGAATACGTCTTTATATATTTCCGCCGGTGCCTTGCAGGCCTTCCAGCAAAAAATTGATACGTCCGCCAATAATATGGCCAATGTGAATACACCTGGCTTCAAGCGCCGGGAACAGAGCTTCTCCGAAATCCTTGCTTCCCAAATCAATAACCGCGGTGGTGGGGAGGAAACAGGAAGGCTGACTCCATCTGGAATCAGGGTCGGTTATGGAGTAAATGCCGGGATGACCCAGCGGGATATGTCCCAAGGCCTTGCCATGGAAACAGGAAATCCGTTTGATTTAATGATTGGCGGCAGCGGATTTTTCCAAATAGGGACTCCTTCTGCAAATGGGAATGTGACAGGTACTCATTATACGAGGGATGGCAACTTCCATCTTAGCCCGAATCCGAATGGCCAGGGAACCTATCACCTCGTCCATGCCAACGGAGGTTATTTGCTCGATCAAGACGGAAACCCAATCGAATTTGATAGCAGGCACGAAGTGAAAATAGAAGCAAACGGCCAAATCCAGCTGAAAAACAAGCAGACAGGAGCCATCACACTTTCAAATCAGCGAGTCGGAATCGCCGACATCCAGAATCCGCATCTGTTAAAAAACAGCGGGGATAATCAGTATGTCCTGGACGAAAGTGTCCTTCCTCGAGGGGCTGTTGCCGGCGACTATATTAGGATCATGGGTGCTGGGGAAAGTAAGGTTTCCGCCGGTTTCCTTGAAGGGTCCAATGTCGACCTGGCAAAAGAAATGACTGATATGATGGCTACCCAGAGAGGCTATCAAATGAATTCAAGGGCCATTTCTTATGCAGACCAGATGATGGGAATTGCAAACAGTATATTAAAATAAATTCTATTGGCAAAAACGGGATAGACATGCGCTGTCCCGATTTTTTGCATATACACTAAACATTTTTTTGGTTCTGCCGATTAAATAGAAAACAACCGTTTACAGATTTGAGTAAAGGGGGACCAACGGTGATCAATAACAGTACGACCTTGAGAATAAGCGGCCTGGCGTCCGGTATGAATACAGACGAGATTGTCGCCAATCTTGTAAAAGTCCAAAGTAGCCGCTTGAATAAAATGCAGCAAACCAAAATCTCAACAACATGGAAATCGGAAGCATACCGTGATGTGAATAAAAAAGTAGACGAATTCAGAAAGGCGATGGAAGCTCTTCGACTTCAGTCAACTTTCAACAAACAAAGCGTTACTTCAAGCAATCCGGCAATTGAAGTTTCGTCCGCCGGTAATAGCAGCCAAGCGGGATTAGTCATTTCGAGTGCTACTCTTACACAACCCGATAAGCCAGCCATAGTAAGTTTTCAAAGTAATGGCCAAAAAGTAGATGGGCCGTTTTCCTTCACATTAAACAATCAAACGATTGAAATCGAAGTGGGCACTCTTGATGCCGCCGTAGCTAAAATCAATTCTTATACAAAAGATACAAATGTGAAGGCTGAGAATGTTGGCGGCAGCCTTGTCCTAACCTCGACAGTTAATGGAACTGATGGACAGATTAATATCAGTAACATTCAAGTTCCAAACTCAGACGGGACAACCCCTTTACCGCTAAATTTAAAGGATACGTCTGTATCAGGAGCAGATGCAATCCCGGGTAAAGTCACGATAAATGGAATGGAAATTGATATTGCTTCAAACACGTTTACCTACGACGGCGTCGCGTTTAACCTGAAGGCAAATGTTACCGAAGACAAGCCTGTCTCCATCCAGGTTGGAAGCGATACAGAGGGGATATTCAAAGGGATCCAAACATTTGTGGAAAAATATAATGAGCTGATTGCAGACCTCAATGGGCGTTTAACTGAAAAAAGATACAGGGAATACCCGCCGCTCCTGGACGACCAGAAGAAAGATATGAAAGAAAATGAAATTAAACTGTGGGATGAAAGAGCTAAGAGCGGCTTGTTGACGAACGATTCTACCATCAGTAGCTTTCTTATTGAAATGAGGAACAGCCTGAACGCGGCAGTTGAAAATAGTGATGCTATTGCGTCGGGTATTAAGACGCTAAGGGATATAGGCATTGATTTTTCAAAGAATTACCGTGATAACGGCAAGCTGGTTCTTGATGAAGCTAAACTAAAAGGCGTCTTACAGACGAATCTAGAGGATGTTAAACGCCTTTTCACCTTAAAAGGTGCTTCAGATAAACCAACAGATACGACCGCAACAAACGAGTCTATGCATAAAGAAAGCGGTTTTGCCTGGAGAATTTATGACCGGTTGAACCTGACGATTTCAAAGCTGGGGTCGCAGGCCGGCTCCCCGAATTCCACTGTCGATACAGAAAGTTTTATTGCAAAACAATTAAAAGCTTTGGATAGTAATATTTTCAGAGAACAGGATAAAGTCCGCGCCTATGAATCAAGGCTGTGGAAGCAATTCACCGCCATGGAAAAGGCCTTATCACAACTTAATTCACAAGGCTCGTGGCTCTCATCTCAATTGAATATGTAATGAGAAGTATGAAAAAACTGTCGGCTATCTTTAGCCGGCAGTTTTTTTATAAAAACAAAAATTTGAATTTTGAAGGGATGCTAAACCACACGCCGGAATTGTCGATAAATAAAACATGCTCATTTGAATATGTAAGATTATAAAAAGTCATCACCTATTTCATTTCTAAATGCGCAAAAATTTTAGTTTGCGACAAGGAGGTTGCAACATGCTGATTATCGGAAGGGAGATTGGTCAAGCTGTTATTATTGGAGGGAATGTTAAGGTAACTGCCATTCAATTTGCTTCAAAACTAAAATTGGCCATTGAAGCTCCAGACGATATTCCAATAGACCGTGTCAAACCCGATGTGGTCAAAAAGTTAAGAAAGAATTACAAAATAATCGGCGATACGATTCAAATAGGGGACTCAATAAAAGTAACCATTCTGCAGACCGAAACGAAATCTCTTCGCTTTGCCATCGATGCTCCCAAGGAAGTCGCCATTTACAGGGAAGAGTTATTGGAAAACAAAGCTTCTTTTAATCAACAACCAGCACAAATATCCTAGGTTTTCATCAAAAAACCGGGTTTATTATAAAATTTCATTTTTCCACTGGAGGGAAAGCCTTATATCAAAGACAACGAGAGAAAAATATATCAAATTTAAAAAAAGGCTGGGATAAAAAATGAATAATGAAAATGCAAGTGAATCAAAAGCGAGGAATTTATTTCCAAAGACCTCGATGAATGTAAAACTTTGGGGCAGTTATATTATTTTACTAAGTTTGCTAATCTTAATAGAACTTGTGTCATATAAAAATATTAATCTACTGACAGACAATATTAATAATATGGAAGAACAAGTTCAGAAGTTTAATCATCTAGGAGACTTAAAGGAACATCAAACCAGAGTACGACTTTACGTTGTGAAGCACGTGTATGTCCCGAGTGAAGCGGAAAAATCAAACATCGAAAGTTTATTCAATAGGGATGTTAAAGCTATAAATAATGATATAAAAGAACTTGAAAAGCTATTAATAACAAAACAAAACCAAAAAACTTTAAAAGATTTTCAAGAAAACTTTCAAGAATGGTATGAAATAACTCCTGGCTATTTCCAGGATTCCAGAACTAACGATATGGATATTATTCTTAAGCAGATGGCAAAAATGACCGAGCTGTCCGAAAAAATGTCAGATTCCTTAAATGAACTTGAAAAGGGAATTGATGACTACAATGATGTTTATATTAATGCTGCACAAGAAAATGCCTCTAGGGCCATTTCTCAAACTTTTATTGTAACTATCATTTCAATTATTTTTGCGATTTTAATTTCATTCATAATGACAAAAATAATAAAAAGGACGGTAAAGGCGGTAACTAGGAATGCCGAGGTAACAAATGAATCTGTAAATGAAATAAAGAAATCAATTGATCAAACCGCAGTCAGCGCGAAAGAACTCGATGACTCAATGAATACAGCGAATGAAGCAGTCATTGAACTAGTTGCATCTATCCAGCAAATTGCCGGCAGCAACAATGAAACAGCGGCAGGGGTCCATGAAATTTCTGCAGCGGTTGAAGAAATGAGTGCCTCAGTTAATTTGGTAGCGGGAAGCGCGGATCAGTTATCAGCATCCGCGGTTGAAACGTCTTCGGCCATTCAGGAAATGATGGCTTCGATTGAACAGGTAGCTGGAAACGCCGGGAATGCTGGCGCGAATGTAGAGCAAATTTCTGCTTCTATTGAACAAATGAGTAAATCGATCAATGTCGTGAGCGACAGTGCCGTGAACCTGACCGAAACGTTTGAACAAACAACTGAAACACTTCAGGAAATGGTTGTCTCCATTAAGCAGGTAGCCGGAAGCGCCCAGACTGTAAATGAACTGAGCCACACAGTTAAAAATGACGCTTTAGAAGGAACAGAGTCTCTGAACGAAACATTAAGCGGAATGAAAGAAATATCCGAGGTTATTAACCATGCAAGTGAAGTGATGCAGGAGCTTGGCAAAAGCTCTGAAGAAATTGGCAGCATCATTGAAGTCATTGATGATATTGCTGAGCAGACAAATCTACTCGCACTTAATGCCGCCATCGAGGCAGCACGTGCCGGTGAACACGGCAAGGGTTTCGCGGTCGTTGCAGAAGAAGTTCGGAAGCTGGCAGAACGTTCGGCCAATGCGACAAAGGAAATCGCCGTCCTTATTAAGGGGATTCAGAGTGAAGCTTCTGTTGCGGTTTCTGCCTTTAAGGAAGGTGCTGTAAAAGTAGAAGTTGGCAATCAGTTGGCTGAAAAAACAAACCAGGCAATCCGAAAAATCACGCAAGGCATTTCGAGAGTAACAGAAGAAATGAATCAAATTGCCGCAGCAACCGAAGAGCAGACAAGAAATAGTGAATTTATCACGAAAGCAGTTCAAAACGTGACGAAGCAGGCGGAAGAAATGACTGTTTCCACGAAGGAGCAATCGATTACCGCTGAGGAAATCGTTAAAGGGATCACTAGTACAAAGGAGCAGGTCCAGCAAATCTCCATGGCAACTGCTGAGCAAGCCAAGGGCGGACATGCCATTGTCTCTGCTGTTGAAAATGTGTCCCACCAGTCAAATGCGGTAACAAACGCTGCAAAAGAACAGGCGATTACAGCCGATGAAATCGTCCGCAGCATCAATAGTATTAAGGAAATGGTCAATCAGATGCTCAATGCGACAAAAGACGGAGCGCAATATGGTGAACAAATATCGGGTGAAGTGGAAACGGTCCGAAAACAAACCGAAGCTCTCAATGCCGCAATTGAATCCCAGACAGCCGAGGTTGACGAGGTCGTCAATGCCATTGATGGCGTAACAACGCAGATCAAAAAATTAAATTAATATTTTTTGATGATAGGCTAAACAACCCGAATCAAAATCCGATAATTAAAACAAGGCAATCAAACAGCTATAAGAATTTGATGATTTAGGATTTCCTTTAGCTTATCAAAAAGATAAATGATAAAAAATCTCTCGAAAAACCCTAAATCATTCTATCAGGTTTCCGATAATAACTATTGTAAGACAAAAAGCAACAAACCACTCACCTAGTTAATAAGCCGAAAGGTTTATTATAAATTTACCCTTAAAAAGGGAAACCCTTTTAAAAAATATTACAAGTTTAGGGAGGAAAAAAATTATGCGTATCAATCACAACATCGCGGCGCTGAACACTCACCGCCAGCTGAACACAGCATCAACTGCACAGTCTAAATCAATGGAGAAATTATCCTCAGGATTAAAAATCAACCGTGCCGGTGACGATGCAGCTGGTCTTGCTATCTCTGAAAAAATGCGTAACCAAATTCGGGGTATGGAACAAGGAAGCCGTAATGCTCAAGATGGCATCTCTCTTATTCAAACTGCTGAAGGAGCTTTAAACGAGACTCATGCAATGTTGCAGCGTATGGCAGAATTGTACACTCAAGCAGCTAATGGAACACAGACAACAACTGATAATGCTGAAATCGATAAAGAGATAGCACAATTATCAGCTCAAATTAATGATATCGCGACTCAAACTAAGTTTAATACTAAAAACATCCTTGATGGTACTGTAGCATCTGTAGATTTTCAAGTTGGAGCTAATTCTGGCGAAAAAATAACTTTAACTTTATCAGACAATAAAGCAGCTACGCTTGGGGTTGATGTCAGCGCAGCCGGTTTAGCAGCGCTAGATGGAACTAATGCAACAGCTACAGCAAATTTGGCAAAAGTCCAAACCGCAATTAATACTGTATCAAGCAACCGTTCTAATCTTGGTGCTGTACAAAATCGTCTTGAGCACTCAATTAACAACCTTAATAATGGTGCAGAAAACCTAACTGCTGCGGAATCTCGTATCCGTGACGTAGATTATGCTTTAGCGGCTTAAGAGCAGTGACAAGCACAGTCGTCCTAGCTGGTAACGGCTAGAGATAATAATCGGGTGAATTGCTGGAAAACCCTTAGAGCTTTTCTTGCCACAACGTAGTTGGAAACGACAAGCGTGAAGGTTTGATAAAAGAAAAGATTGGGCAATCAGCAGCCAAGCTCCTGTCTCGAAAGAGTGGAGAAGGTTCAACGACTAGGATAAACCATCTAAGGCGAAGGCTATGATGATGAAATCCATAGGTGAAACAATGTCCATCAGCATTGTGAATCCGAAGTGCCCGACCCCTACTAGAATGCTAGAGGGTGAAGATATAGTCTAGTCATTTGTGAAAGCAAATGTTCGCACGATGGCGAAAGAAATGATGGAGCAAACAAAGAATTCTATTCTTTCTCAAGCAGCACAAGCTATGTTGGCTCAATCAAATCAAATACCTCAGGGAGTATTACAACTCTTGAGATAATGATTTAAGGGCGTCTAGTTTGGTAACGAACTAGAGTATAACTGGGTGAATTGCTGGAACTTCCTAAAGCTTCATCAACCACAACGTAATTGGAAACGATTAGCGTAAAGGTTTGAAAATGATGGAGATGAACCAATGGATAATCAGCAGCCAAGCTCCTGTGAGGAAACTCTGGAGAAGGTTCAACGACTAGAGAACACGGTCTAAGGCGAATGCTATGGCTATGAATCTCGTAGGGCAGCCAATGCTGTTCGAAGTGCCCAGCTCCATGAAAACTGTGGATGAAGATATAGTCTATTCTGTACTCGAAAGATACAGTCGCAAAGCAAGCGAACCAACAACCACAAGGAGTTCTACAACTTCTTCGTTAATACTAATTTTAAAAGGCCTAAGGATTTTCTCCTTAGGCTTTTTCTCATATTTTTACTTTATAGTAAATTCATTTTTCTCATTTCACGAAGTTTATAGACTACCGACCAATAGCTTCTGCCTAATAAATCTGCAATAGTTTGATCAGTAATGCCATATCTCTTAAACCTTATCAAATTTTCAGTTTCTTCGAGAGTGTATTTACGAAATCTTTCTGAACTTGTTACAACTAGGTCATAATTAGGGTGTTTTTCTTTCCATTTCTCTTTTTCTGTTTTTAAACGAAAGTCCCAATTAGTTTTATAATACATGGTTGGACAATCTTTAGACACTTCTTTAATCGTTTCCAAATAGGCAAACGCTTCTTTAACAGAAGTTGTTCGCAGTATAAAACCATGTCCATCTGTTCTGCTTGCCAAATGTAACGGGATATTAAATGTTTTTTCAATATGGGCACTCAATTGGGTTAGGTCGTCTGGAGTGTAGTTTTGTAAATATAGATATATGTGCGGGGTTATATAGACCTTTTGCTTTAGATGGTTTATACGGTGGCTGATGGATAATGTACCATCGTACATATACAGTATGGCTAAAAAGTAGGGGAGTGTGCAATGTTTCAAAAATGAATGTGGAATATTTTTGTTTCTATTATCTTTGTAGAATTCTTTTAGCAAAATTGTAAAAATGGGATTGGAAGCGGACCGTAACGTTTGGCTTTTTGGTGTAATATAAAATAAATTATTCATGATTTGAGCTTTCCATTCACGGTATTCTTTTTGCTTTTCACCGTAATGCTCCCTATAACTGCTATTTTTTCTCCTGCTTCCTTTGTACAATTTTGTAAGTTCCCCGTCCCCGATAATACTTGCAATTAAAACATTAATTTGGACTTGATTTAATTCTCCGAACATAAACCAATCACCCTCTCGACGGAACGTATGTTTTCATTTTATCATATAAATCCATAATTCGATATTGATATTCTAAATTCAAAAAGTAATGCCAAGAACCTATATTAAACAAACTCCAGATTTATCCGATAACCTCAATAACAATTTATCCCTTGGGGAGGAGTAA is a genomic window containing:
- a CDS encoding methyl-accepting chemotaxis protein; translation: MKDISIVIDQASEVMEKLGNSSREIGTIIEVIDDIAEQTNLLALNAAIEAARAGEHGKGFAVVAEEVRKLAERSAKATKEIAVLIKGIQDETKVAINSIKDGEEKVKTGNKLAEKTNQAIHKITDGIGQVTEEMHQIAKATEEQTQNSKFITSAVENVTAQASEMMHSTKEQSISAEEIVKGITDTRDQVMQISIATAELARGSQAIVEAIENVTSQSASTTAATREQALTSNEIVSNINNIKEMVKQITFATNEQAKYGQEIEMEIGNVRKQTEELNAGIQIQTNEVEEVVKAITDVNIQIEKIK
- a CDS encoding YaaR family protein, yielding MKVQESVRASFGEQRLNPAGRSSVPSPAFQNIINSYSKELTETHLQQLLEEIDSQGQKLSEQPTFQELRKYKSLVKRFMDDVTKNGVGLYHAETWDPFGGNKSLKTVQILDKKLVELTDQILSQQNDQLSILSKIGEIKGLLVNLYT
- a CDS encoding flagellar hook-basal body protein codes for the protein MIRGLYSAASGMIAMERRQEALADNLANAQTPGYKKDDTVLRSFPNFVIQRIKDYNEAAAIPNGSLGQIPGFPVQVGVLSNGVYTQDRVPSFQQGAVVETNQPLDIALDDQAIPTRNEGGRQVKPAAFFAVQIPGEGIGYTRKGKWDVDSQGSLVTSDGYKVLGRNGQPIQIGTSIARQDINITKDGEIILYPGQPGRTRPGGQIGIAVADNPNNLTRFGANVYRSEAPLQLNGNPGVSLSQGFLEQSNVDTAQTMTDMMMMVRGYEANQKVIGVYDRSFDQLYSVGKLNG
- a CDS encoding flagellar hook-basal body protein, which translates into the protein MNTSLYISAGALQAFQQKIDTSANNMANVNTPGFKRREQSFSEILASQINNRGGGEETGRLTPSGIRVGYGVNAGMTQRDMSQGLAMETGNPFDLMIGGSGFFQIGTPSANGNVTGTHYTRDGNFHLSPNPNGQGTYHLVHANGGYLLDQDGNPIEFDSRHEVKIEANGQIQLKNKQTGAITLSNQRVGIADIQNPHLLKNSGDNQYVLDESVLPRGAVAGDYIRIMGAGESKVSAGFLEGSNVDLAKEMTDMMATQRGYQMNSRAISYADQMMGIANSILK
- the fliD gene encoding flagellar filament capping protein FliD → MINNSTTLRISGLASGMNTDEIVANLVKVQSSRLNKMQQTKISTTWKSEAYRDVNKKVDEFRKAMEALRLQSTFNKQSVTSSNPAIEVSSAGNSSQAGLVISSATLTQPDKPAIVSFQSNGQKVDGPFSFTLNNQTIEIEVGTLDAAVAKINSYTKDTNVKAENVGGSLVLTSTVNGTDGQINISNIQVPNSDGTTPLPLNLKDTSVSGADAIPGKVTINGMEIDIASNTFTYDGVAFNLKANVTEDKPVSIQVGSDTEGIFKGIQTFVEKYNELIADLNGRLTEKRYREYPPLLDDQKKDMKENEIKLWDERAKSGLLTNDSTISSFLIEMRNSLNAAVENSDAIASGIKTLRDIGIDFSKNYRDNGKLVLDEAKLKGVLQTNLEDVKRLFTLKGASDKPTDTTATNESMHKESGFAWRIYDRLNLTISKLGSQAGSPNSTVDTESFIAKQLKALDSNIFREQDKVRAYESRLWKQFTAMEKALSQLNSQGSWLSSQLNM
- a CDS encoding carbon storage regulator — translated: MLIIGREIGQAVIIGGNVKVTAIQFASKLKLAIEAPDDIPIDRVKPDVVKKLRKNYKIIGDTIQIGDSIKVTILQTETKSLRFAIDAPKEVAIYREELLENKASFNQQPAQIS
- a CDS encoding methyl-accepting chemotaxis protein, which translates into the protein MKEISEVINHASEVMQELGKSSEEIGSIIEVIDDIAEQTNLLALNAAIEAARAGEHGKGFAVVAEEVRKLAERSANATKEIAVLIKGIQSEASVAVSAFKEGAVKVEVGNQLAEKTNQAIRKITQGISRVTEEMNQIAAATEEQTRNSEFITKAVQNVTKQAEEMTVSTKEQSITAEEIVKGITSTKEQVQQISMATAEQAKGGHAIVSAVENVSHQSNAVTNAAKEQAITADEIVRSINSIKEMVNQMLNATKDGAQYGEQISGEVETVRKQTEALNAAIESQTAEVDEVVNAIDGVTTQIKKLN
- a CDS encoding flagellin N-terminal helical domain-containing protein; protein product: MRINHNIAALNTHRQLNTASTAQSKSMEKLSSGLKINRAGDDAAGLAISEKMRNQIRGMEQGSRNAQDGISLIQTAEGALNETHAMLQRMAELYTQAANGTQTTTDNAEIDKEIAQLSAQINDIATQTKFNTKNILDGTVASVDFQVGANSGEKITLTLSDNKAATLGVDVSAAGLAALDGTNATATANLAKVQTAINTVSSNRSNLGAVQNRLEHSINNLNNGAENLTAAESRIRDVDYALAA
- a CDS encoding flagellin is translated as MMEQTKNSILSQAAQAMLAQSNQIPQGVLQLLR
- a CDS encoding DNA endonuclease — its product is MFGELNQVQINVLIASIIGDGELTKLYKGSRRKNSSYREHYGEKQKEYREWKAQIMNNLFYITPKSQTLRSASNPIFTILLKEFYKDNRNKNIPHSFLKHCTLPYFLAILYMYDGTLSISHRINHLKQKVYITPHIYLYLQNYTPDDLTQLSAHIEKTFNIPLHLASRTDGHGFILRTTSVKEAFAYLETIKEVSKDCPTMYYKTNWDFRLKTEKEKWKEKHPNYDLVVTSSERFRKYTLEETENLIRFKRYGITDQTIADLLGRSYWSVVYKLREMRKMNLL